A genome region from Cucumis sativus cultivar 9930 chromosome 4, Cucumber_9930_V3, whole genome shotgun sequence includes the following:
- the LOC101216097 gene encoding protein SHI RELATED SEQUENCE 1 has translation MAGFFPLDGGGSGGRVPNYHFPTPTTGGEIIHPTTEGLFWYKNYERLETWEGEEQQQQQQPAQEQGGEGFVYSGDESPARSSLVMVRSGRGGGGGGGPVTSCQDCGNQAKKDCVHMRCRTCCKSRGFECETHVKSTWVPASKRRDRHLRSDGLNSKRPKDTHYHPTSSGLDMGNFPTEVTTPAVFRCVRMTSLDETDDQYAYQTAVNIGGRIFKGILYDHGPEQPPPPPSSSSAALLDPTPPYPTPLSTYITAGTQFFLPPSS, from the exons ATGGCCGGTTTTTTCCCACTAGACGGCGGCGGAAGCGGCGGAAGAGTACCCAATTATCATTTTCCCACTCCAACCACCGGCGGCGAAATTATTCATCCAACAACCGAGGGGTTATTTTGGTACAAGAATTATGAGAGATTGGAAACATGGGAAGGAGAAGAACAGCAACAGCAGCAGCAACCGGCGCAAGAACAAGGGGGAGAAGGGTTTGTTTACTCCGGCGATGAATCGCCGGCAAGATCGTCGTTGGTGATGGTGAGATCGGGGAGAGGCGGGGGCGGTGGAGGAGGGCCGGTAACGAGTTGCCAAGACTGTGGAAATCAAGCCAAAAAAGATTGTGTTCACATGCGATGTAGAACTTGTTGTAAAAGCCGTGGGTTTGAGTGTGAAACCCACGTGAAAAGCACGTGGGTTCCTGCCTCTAAACGCCGTGACCGCCACCTCCGTTCCGACGGCCTTAACTCCAAACGCCCTAAGGACACCCACTACCACCCCACTTCTTCAG ggttgGACATGGGGAATTTTCCGACGGAAGTGACCACACCGGCAGTGTTTCGGTGTGTACGAATGACAAGCTTGGACGAAACCGACGACCAATATGCGTATCAAACAGCTGTCAATATCGGAGGCCGTATTTTTAAAGGCATTCTTTACGATCACGGCCCTGAACAACCACCTCCCCctccctcctcctcctccgccGCATTGCTCGATCCAACTCCGCCCTACCCGACTCCTCTCTCCACCTATATCACCGCCGGTACgcaattttttcttcctccatcATCTTAG